A part of Myxococcales bacterium genomic DNA contains:
- a CDS encoding isoleucine--tRNA ligase has translation MNHFPTLSKNFNFTEEEKSVLELWDRIDAFKRSIKQKKSLGATPYSFYDGPPFATGLPHYGHLVASSIKDTVARYWTMRGHYVERRFGWDTHGLPIEMETEKSLGLSGPHSIREYGIGKFNEACRSGVLKYTQEWRRVIRRLGRWVDFDNDYKTLDRSFMESVWWVFSELWKKDLVYQGFRVMPYSVRLSTPLSNFEANLNYQEVQDPAVTIKAELKDEANTFLLIWTTTPWTLPSNLAIAVGNAIDYLKVKQKGDENNYIVAEALAEKVFKNGFKIVQKLKGSDLVGRSYHPIYSHTDYASALGNDLSKCFKVIASDHVTTENGTGLVHMAPAFGADDFEACKKEGIPFLDPIDEEGKFYAWTPKLLGLNFKDADKAVLKTLKEEHKVFDHSVIVHSYPFCWRSNTPLMYKAVPVWFINVPKIKERMSRHNESIHWVPEAIGHKRFARWLEDASDWSVSRNRFWGTPIPIWHCKACDHKICLSSAQELEEKSGAILDDLHSHFIDGLEIPCSQCGSSMQRISEVFDCWFESGSMPVAQIHYPFENQEFFNSSFPADFIAEGLDQTRGWFYTLLVISTALFDKPPFKNVIVNGMVLAADGAKMSKSKKNYPDPEHVINEYGSDALRAYLIGSPVVRAEPLQFKEQDVKEIVRSVLLPLFNSWSFFVQYANLDAFDPKDINKALSLKDRPEIDRWIISKLQSLIAIVNKEMSGYYLYKTIQPILSFIDDLTNWYIRRSRRRFWKNADSPQEHADKLAAYATLYEVLTTFAKTLAPILPFLSEMLYQNLVVHAGLNKSQEDSVHLCDFPQADPAKIDHKLEEHIRTIRQVVNMGRALREKYRLKTRQPLLKITVVSHSEDAMNALTAHEELILSELNVRSLELLREDDSLCTLSCRPNFKHLGPRVGKDMKTMSQAIAALSRAQLQMLEAGDILSLNGYHISIDDVTIVREAVKDVVVMNEDHITVALDTEINQELRYEGIMRDALSTLQRHRKALGLEVSDRIKIYLSSDNDEIIVALKQHQNYLASELLASDLTIEKALSQDADCQELMVDNMTIWTKITKA, from the coding sequence ATGAATCATTTTCCAACTCTATCCAAAAACTTTAACTTCACTGAAGAAGAAAAGTCTGTTCTTGAATTGTGGGATCGCATCGATGCCTTCAAGCGCTCAATCAAGCAAAAAAAATCTTTGGGAGCGACACCTTACAGCTTTTATGATGGCCCTCCATTTGCCACAGGACTTCCTCACTACGGACACCTCGTTGCATCTTCCATCAAAGATACGGTTGCTCGTTATTGGACCATGCGTGGTCATTATGTTGAGCGACGGTTTGGCTGGGATACCCATGGTTTACCCATTGAGATGGAAACCGAAAAAAGCCTAGGTCTTTCTGGCCCACACAGCATACGCGAGTATGGCATTGGAAAATTTAATGAAGCATGCCGCTCAGGAGTTCTCAAATATACCCAAGAATGGCGCAGAGTTATCCGCCGTTTGGGGCGCTGGGTAGATTTTGACAATGACTATAAAACTCTCGATCGTTCTTTTATGGAATCGGTGTGGTGGGTATTTTCTGAGCTTTGGAAAAAAGATTTGGTGTATCAAGGCTTTCGTGTCATGCCCTACAGTGTACGCCTCTCCACACCTCTTTCTAATTTTGAAGCTAATCTCAACTACCAAGAAGTACAAGATCCAGCGGTCACTATCAAAGCAGAGCTTAAAGATGAGGCCAATACCTTTCTTTTAATCTGGACCACCACTCCCTGGACCTTGCCCTCTAATTTGGCCATAGCCGTAGGAAATGCCATTGACTACCTTAAAGTAAAACAAAAAGGCGATGAAAATAATTATATTGTTGCCGAGGCGCTTGCTGAAAAAGTTTTTAAAAATGGCTTTAAGATCGTTCAAAAACTCAAAGGCTCCGATCTAGTTGGACGAAGTTATCATCCTATATATTCCCACACCGACTATGCATCAGCATTGGGAAATGATCTATCGAAATGTTTTAAAGTGATCGCTTCTGATCATGTCACAACAGAGAACGGAACTGGCTTGGTGCACATGGCTCCTGCTTTTGGAGCTGATGACTTCGAAGCTTGCAAAAAAGAAGGCATTCCATTTTTGGATCCCATCGATGAGGAAGGAAAATTTTATGCCTGGACTCCAAAACTTTTGGGATTGAATTTTAAAGATGCCGACAAAGCCGTTTTAAAAACTCTAAAAGAAGAGCACAAAGTTTTTGATCACTCTGTCATTGTTCACTCTTATCCATTTTGTTGGCGTTCCAATACGCCTCTCATGTATAAAGCCGTCCCTGTTTGGTTTATCAATGTACCAAAAATAAAAGAACGAATGAGCAGGCACAATGAAAGCATTCACTGGGTCCCCGAAGCCATCGGCCATAAGCGTTTTGCCCGCTGGCTCGAAGATGCAAGCGACTGGTCAGTTTCGCGCAATCGATTCTGGGGCACCCCGATTCCCATCTGGCATTGCAAAGCGTGCGATCATAAAATTTGTCTGTCATCTGCCCAAGAGTTAGAAGAAAAAAGTGGCGCAATACTCGATGATCTTCACAGTCACTTTATCGATGGCCTAGAGATTCCATGCAGTCAGTGTGGCTCTTCTATGCAGCGTATTTCTGAGGTATTTGATTGTTGGTTTGAGTCAGGTTCAATGCCGGTAGCTCAGATACATTATCCTTTTGAAAATCAGGAATTTTTTAACTCATCTTTTCCTGCAGATTTTATCGCTGAAGGTCTGGACCAAACGAGAGGCTGGTTTTATACCCTCTTGGTAATTTCTACTGCTCTCTTTGACAAACCTCCTTTTAAAAACGTCATCGTCAACGGCATGGTATTGGCTGCTGACGGTGCTAAAATGAGCAAATCCAAGAAGAATTATCCTGATCCAGAGCATGTTATTAATGAGTATGGTTCGGATGCTCTGCGTGCATATCTCATAGGATCACCTGTTGTTCGTGCAGAGCCCCTCCAGTTTAAAGAGCAGGATGTTAAAGAAATTGTACGTTCGGTACTTTTGCCACTTTTTAACTCGTGGTCATTTTTTGTGCAGTATGCAAATCTCGATGCTTTTGATCCAAAGGATATAAATAAAGCTCTGAGCCTTAAGGATCGACCTGAGATCGATCGCTGGATTATTTCAAAACTGCAATCTTTAATAGCTATAGTTAATAAAGAAATGTCAGGCTACTACCTTTATAAAACCATTCAGCCCATACTCAGCTTTATCGATGACCTCACAAACTGGTACATTCGTCGAAGCCGCAGACGTTTTTGGAAAAATGCTGATAGCCCTCAGGAGCATGCTGATAAACTTGCTGCCTACGCCACTCTCTATGAAGTGCTCACTACTTTTGCCAAAACTCTGGCACCGATTTTGCCCTTTTTAAGTGAAATGCTCTATCAAAATCTTGTGGTTCATGCAGGTCTCAACAAATCTCAAGAAGATAGCGTGCACTTGTGTGATTTTCCTCAAGCTGATCCAGCTAAAATTGATCACAAACTTGAAGAACACATCCGCACTATCCGTCAGGTAGTTAACATGGGCCGGGCTTTAAGAGAAAAATATCGACTTAAAACTCGCCAGCCTTTGCTCAAAATTACCGTGGTAAGTCACTCTGAAGACGCCATGAATGCGCTCACTGCTCACGAAGAATTGATTCTATCTGAACTCAATGTTCGGAGTCTGGAACTTTTACGAGAAGATGACTCCTTGTGCACACTGAGCTGCAGACCTAATTTCAAGCACCTAGGTCCGCGTGTTGGCAAAGATATGAAAACTATGAGCCAGGCCATCGCCGCGCTTTCTCGAGCTCAATTACAAATGCTTGAGGCTGGCGATATTTTGTCGCTCAATGGCTACCACATAAGTATCGACGACGTGACGATTGTGAGAGAAGCAGTCAAAGACGTGGTGGTAATGAATGAAGATCACATCACGGTTGCGCTTGATACCGAAATTAACCAGGAGCTAAGATACGAGGGAATCATGCGTGATGCTCTAAGCACCTTGCAACGACACCGAAAAGCTTTGGGACTAGAAGTAAGCGATCGCATAAAAATTTATCTCAGCAGCGACAATGATGAAATCATCGTGGCGCTCAAACAACATCAAAACTATTTGGCTTCTGAATTGTTGGCGAGCGATTTAACAATTGAAAAAGCTCTCTCTCAAGATGCCGATTGCCAAGAACTCATGGTTGACAACATGACTATATGGACAAAAATCACTAAGGCTTAA
- a CDS encoding ABC-F family ATP-binding cassette domain-containing protein gives MIELRKLSHAFLYKTLFENVSLRMLDHQRYGIVGANGCGKSTLLKMIAGEMEADSGDIEIPAHQTLFRIGQDHSLNDDQSIIDTAMMGKRELFDAIKLQEKFLSQDDPADGAKIAQLEEFISNHEGYRLRPYSQEILEGLGVATALHEQALRVLSGGYKWRVFLAQALIKNPDILLLDEPTNHLDIVSIDWLEKFLSNYQGMVVLVSHDRRFMDSVCTRILDMDFSTVTEYVGNYSAFENARRLFLLQKEKEIIAQQKEIAQKEAFIERFRAKASKARQAQSRIKQLEKIVIEEPKKSTRIHPKFRFDILEPGPKDVLDVKNLTKSYGEKIIIDDFSFQIKRGEKIAVIGPNGSGKSTLIKALAGEFSECDKQVKWGYGTSVGYFAQDCGRAIKNFKNSVLEWLWQFCADKPQSYVQGMLGRVLFSGEDAKKLTKDLSGGELGRLYLAYLMIQKPNVLLLDEPTNHLDLESIESLTIALRDFMGTLLVVSHDRNFIDTFAQRILEVTSQGSKDYMGNYSEFVAFKNRDYLDAKEEKAQSKAPDAPNTEKRLSYEEQKRRRSQVQKLKKHLEKLVLMVEETEEKIAKLDQLFLEPNFFQENSHERVVEIENQKNQLKQKLDDLIFDWEQSEQQLGDLGEET, from the coding sequence ATGATCGAACTAAGAAAATTATCCCATGCCTTTTTGTATAAAACTTTGTTTGAAAATGTTTCACTGCGAATGCTTGATCACCAACGCTATGGAATTGTAGGGGCCAATGGCTGCGGTAAGTCCACCTTGTTGAAAATGATTGCCGGTGAAATGGAAGCGGACAGCGGTGATATAGAAATTCCAGCTCACCAGACCTTATTTCGCATTGGTCAAGATCACAGCTTGAATGATGATCAAAGCATTATTGATACTGCCATGATGGGTAAACGAGAACTTTTTGACGCAATTAAGCTGCAGGAAAAGTTTTTGAGTCAAGATGATCCTGCTGATGGCGCAAAAATAGCCCAGCTTGAAGAGTTTATCAGCAATCATGAAGGTTATCGTTTGCGTCCTTACTCACAAGAAATTTTAGAAGGTTTGGGAGTTGCGACTGCGCTTCATGAACAAGCGCTGCGCGTGCTTTCAGGAGGATACAAATGGAGAGTATTTCTTGCTCAAGCACTTATCAAAAATCCAGATATTCTTCTACTCGATGAGCCAACCAACCACTTAGATATTGTATCTATCGATTGGTTAGAAAAATTTTTGTCCAACTATCAGGGGATGGTGGTGTTGGTTTCCCACGATCGCAGATTCATGGATAGTGTCTGTACACGTATTCTTGATATGGATTTTTCCACGGTCACTGAATATGTTGGAAATTATTCTGCCTTTGAGAACGCGCGCAGATTGTTTTTGCTGCAAAAAGAAAAAGAAATTATTGCTCAGCAAAAAGAAATTGCACAAAAAGAAGCATTTATTGAGCGATTTAGGGCAAAGGCTTCTAAAGCTCGTCAAGCGCAAAGCCGCATCAAGCAGCTGGAAAAAATAGTTATCGAAGAGCCTAAAAAAAGTACGCGTATTCATCCTAAATTTCGTTTTGATATTTTAGAGCCAGGCCCCAAAGATGTTTTGGATGTTAAAAATCTGACCAAATCTTATGGTGAAAAAATCATCATTGATGATTTTTCTTTTCAAATAAAACGCGGAGAAAAAATTGCTGTTATAGGACCCAATGGTTCAGGGAAATCAACGCTCATTAAAGCTTTGGCCGGTGAATTTTCGGAATGCGATAAACAGGTTAAATGGGGCTATGGCACGAGCGTAGGCTATTTTGCCCAGGATTGTGGGAGAGCCATAAAAAATTTCAAAAACAGTGTGCTTGAGTGGCTGTGGCAATTTTGTGCCGATAAACCACAGAGTTATGTGCAAGGCATGCTTGGGCGCGTTTTGTTCAGCGGTGAGGATGCCAAAAAACTTACTAAAGATTTGAGTGGGGGCGAGCTTGGGCGGCTCTATCTTGCTTATTTAATGATCCAAAAACCCAATGTCTTACTGTTGGATGAGCCAACCAATCACTTGGATTTAGAGAGTATCGAAAGTTTAACCATTGCTCTAAGAGACTTTATGGGAACCCTGCTGGTTGTTTCTCACGATCGGAATTTTATTGATACTTTTGCTCAGCGCATCTTGGAAGTGACCTCCCAAGGCAGCAAAGACTACATGGGAAATTATAGCGAGTTTGTGGCTTTTAAAAACAGAGATTATCTTGATGCGAAGGAAGAAAAAGCGCAAAGCAAAGCGCCTGATGCACCTAACACTGAAAAACGTTTAAGTTATGAAGAACAAAAACGCCGTCGTTCCCAGGTGCAAAAACTAAAAAAACATTTAGAAAAACTTGTGTTGATGGTGGAAGAAACCGAGGAAAAAATAGCCAAGCTCGATCAGCTATTTTTAGAACCTAATTTTTTTCAAGAAAATTCTCATGAGCGAGTGGTAGAGATAGAAAATCAAAAAAATCAACTTAAACAAAAGCTTGATGATTTAATTTTTGATTGGGAGCAAAGTGAACAGCAGCTTGGTGATCTTGGTGAAGAAACTTAA
- a CDS encoding FAD-dependent oxidoreductase: MKYFSVLKTFVFFIAILLIGHATHATRFAIVGAGLSGVTAKYLLAKRGFRAQLFEASDRLGGRVYTHKDYQWGIEVEGGGSFIDRGHRNIIQLAQELGLSLLELKKEGAQQRKYFFNNRLIDYKQLYRESLPILREIHYDLATIKNEKKYFFTGITKKEQELDQLSIRTYLTKLGASPLFLELANATQCNENGRDIDDLNALCFLQLIKIDFEKEYFLMDGQLGDEGSQIEGGNSRIIEALAQTIPKSQLFFHHRLKKILRHAQGFQLQFDVQGQEKNFDADKVIMALPMPILREDVDLSQEGLLPKELSKLINDLPYAMTYKMVLVFSKPIWRTQDDGMLELMTKDFDLWESSFNNSANKNFHLTAYFGGQRALEDNDGNEKVEKVLSVLEKLYPDIRNYFLGTSPTIHWPTHSLSKGAYAGPAHVGQWQQLELLDKAKAKDIYFVGEQWGDTNSLGFMDTAVHSAHRAVQEIILETYAHEKSQ; the protein is encoded by the coding sequence ATGAAGTATTTTTCAGTTTTAAAAACTTTTGTATTCTTCATTGCTATTTTACTTATTGGCCACGCTACTCACGCTACTCGCTTTGCCATAGTTGGAGCAGGTTTATCAGGAGTGACAGCTAAATATCTTTTGGCCAAAAGAGGTTTTAGAGCGCAGCTTTTTGAGGCTTCGGATCGTTTAGGGGGGCGGGTTTATACGCATAAGGATTACCAATGGGGTATCGAAGTTGAGGGAGGCGGAAGTTTTATTGATCGAGGTCATCGCAACATAATTCAACTTGCCCAAGAGCTTGGACTTTCTTTGTTAGAACTCAAAAAAGAGGGAGCACAACAGCGAAAATATTTTTTCAATAACCGTCTGATAGATTACAAGCAACTTTATCGTGAATCATTACCTATTTTGAGGGAAATTCACTACGATCTCGCTACAATTAAAAATGAAAAAAAATATTTCTTCACAGGTATCACTAAAAAAGAACAGGAGCTCGATCAGCTATCGATCCGAACTTATCTCACCAAGCTTGGGGCTTCACCCTTATTTCTAGAATTGGCCAATGCTACACAATGTAACGAAAATGGTAGAGATATCGATGATCTAAATGCTTTGTGTTTTCTTCAGCTTATTAAGATAGATTTTGAAAAAGAATATTTTCTTATGGATGGACAGTTAGGTGATGAAGGCAGTCAAATAGAAGGAGGGAATAGCAGGATTATCGAGGCACTTGCTCAAACAATCCCAAAGTCTCAGCTTTTCTTTCACCACCGTTTAAAGAAAATTTTGCGTCATGCTCAAGGATTTCAACTGCAGTTTGATGTTCAAGGGCAAGAGAAAAATTTCGATGCAGATAAGGTTATCATGGCCCTGCCCATGCCTATATTGCGTGAAGACGTAGACCTTTCCCAAGAAGGACTCCTCCCTAAAGAGCTTTCAAAGCTTATCAATGATCTTCCTTACGCAATGACTTACAAAATGGTTTTGGTCTTTTCCAAACCAATTTGGCGCACACAAGATGATGGAATGCTTGAACTCATGACAAAGGATTTTGATCTATGGGAAAGCAGCTTTAATAATTCAGCCAACAAAAATTTTCATCTTACAGCATATTTCGGTGGCCAACGAGCTCTTGAAGACAACGATGGCAATGAAAAGGTAGAGAAAGTTTTATCAGTTCTTGAGAAATTGTATCCCGACATTAGAAATTATTTTTTGGGAACAAGCCCTACCATTCATTGGCCAACCCACTCTCTGAGCAAGGGTGCCTATGCTGGTCCTGCGCATGTTGGACAATGGCAACAACTAGAATTGCTCGACAAAGCAAAAGCCAAAGATATTTATTTTGTTGGTGAACAATGGGGGGATACAAATTCTTTAGGGTTCATGGATACTGCCGTGCATAGTGCTCACAGAGCGGTGCAGGAAATCATATTGGAAACATACGCACATGAAAAATCTCAATAA
- a CDS encoding copper-translocating P-type ATPase has product MNTDYQSETKSMGDIIYTCPMHPKVQENSAGSCPICGMDLEPQYGHNENDQAYHFMRKKFLIALIFSVPLILLSMIDMLVGHPVAQFISPSMERLIQFLLATPVCIYSAWPFFIRAYQSFARMRLNMFSLIGLGVSVAYCYSIIAAFFPEFFLDAFKDQRGQVAVYFESSAVIVTLILLGQLLELKARSHTNRAIRELMKLQPNTARRIEKDGTEHDVNISEIKFNDHLRVRPGEKIPVDGEIIEGESLIDESMITGEPLPHRKSLNDKVVGATINKTGSFIMKAEKIGADTLLSRIVQMVAQAQRSRAPIQSLVDKVAAVFVPLVIVAACITALAWGFFGSEQNMAFAVVNSIAVLIIACPCALGLATPISIMVATGKGATLGILFKDAQAIERMRKVDTLIFDKTGTLTEGKPRLVKIITAHNFDENILLSLAASLEKASEHPLARAIIDESHARNLQFKKVRDFSSHTGMGVTGIIDNKLVAIGNKLLCDHFGFSNTFDSLADTLRKEGATVMFIAIEKQAVGILAVADPIKKSTKKSLTELQKLGLTLVMATGDNHITATAVAHSLGIKHVASEITPDKKQALIKEYQSKNAIVAMAGDGINDAPALAQADIGIAMGTGTDIAIESASVTLVKGDLMAIVQARRLSEATIRNIRENLFFAFIYNSFGIPIAAGVLYPLFGILLNPMLAALAMSLSSVSVIGNALRLNLFKKSS; this is encoded by the coding sequence ATGAATACTGACTATCAAAGCGAAACAAAGTCCATGGGCGATATCATCTATACCTGCCCCATGCATCCAAAGGTTCAGGAAAATAGTGCAGGAAGCTGCCCAATTTGTGGCATGGATCTAGAACCACAGTACGGACACAACGAAAATGATCAGGCATATCACTTTATGCGAAAAAAATTTTTGATTGCATTGATCTTTAGCGTTCCACTAATTTTACTGAGCATGATCGACATGCTTGTAGGCCATCCTGTTGCACAATTTATTTCCCCATCAATGGAACGACTTATACAATTTCTCTTAGCAACACCTGTTTGTATTTACTCTGCTTGGCCATTTTTTATACGCGCCTATCAATCATTTGCGCGTATGCGTCTCAATATGTTCTCTTTGATTGGCTTGGGAGTTTCTGTTGCCTATTGCTACAGCATTATCGCGGCCTTCTTTCCTGAATTTTTTTTAGATGCTTTTAAAGATCAGCGTGGACAGGTGGCTGTTTATTTTGAATCGTCCGCAGTGATCGTCACATTGATATTGTTGGGTCAGCTGCTTGAGCTCAAGGCTCGCTCACACACGAACCGCGCAATACGCGAGCTTATGAAGCTTCAGCCAAATACAGCACGACGCATTGAAAAAGATGGTACTGAACACGATGTTAATATTTCTGAAATCAAGTTTAATGATCACCTGCGAGTTCGCCCTGGAGAAAAAATTCCCGTTGATGGTGAAATCATCGAAGGAGAAAGTCTGATAGATGAGTCCATGATAACGGGCGAGCCTCTGCCTCACAGAAAATCTCTCAACGATAAAGTTGTAGGTGCAACCATCAATAAAACTGGCTCATTCATTATGAAGGCAGAAAAAATTGGGGCAGATACACTCTTATCGCGTATCGTTCAAATGGTTGCGCAAGCCCAAAGAAGCCGTGCTCCGATTCAAAGCTTAGTTGATAAAGTAGCAGCGGTGTTCGTTCCATTGGTAATAGTGGCCGCGTGCATTACCGCCCTAGCATGGGGATTTTTTGGCTCAGAACAAAACATGGCCTTCGCTGTAGTAAATTCAATAGCAGTGCTCATCATTGCATGCCCTTGTGCATTAGGGCTCGCAACACCAATCTCGATTATGGTAGCAACAGGCAAAGGTGCAACACTTGGAATTTTATTTAAGGATGCACAAGCTATTGAGCGAATGCGGAAAGTAGACACACTTATTTTTGATAAAACGGGTACGCTTACCGAAGGAAAACCACGGCTAGTAAAAATTATTACTGCCCACAATTTTGATGAAAACATTTTGCTTAGTTTGGCTGCCTCATTAGAAAAAGCAAGTGAACACCCTTTAGCCCGGGCTATAATCGATGAATCACATGCCCGAAATTTGCAGTTTAAAAAAGTTCGCGATTTTTCTTCTCATACCGGCATGGGAGTGACGGGAATTATTGACAACAAATTAGTTGCCATCGGCAATAAACTTTTGTGTGATCATTTTGGATTTTCAAATACATTTGATTCCCTTGCAGACACATTAAGAAAAGAAGGCGCTACCGTTATGTTTATTGCCATTGAAAAACAGGCGGTAGGTATTCTTGCAGTAGCTGATCCCATAAAAAAGTCCACCAAGAAATCTTTAACAGAATTACAAAAGCTAGGTTTGACCTTGGTGATGGCCACTGGCGACAACCATATTACAGCCACAGCAGTGGCACATTCTTTGGGAATTAAACATGTAGCATCGGAGATAACTCCTGATAAAAAACAAGCACTCATCAAAGAGTACCAAAGCAAAAATGCCATTGTGGCTATGGCTGGAGATGGAATAAATGATGCACCAGCACTGGCACAGGCAGACATTGGTATCGCCATGGGAACTGGAACTGATATTGCCATCGAAAGTGCGAGTGTCACTTTGGTAAAAGGCGATCTCATGGCTATCGTTCAAGCGCGTAGATTGAGTGAAGCCACCATAAGAAATATTCGTGAAAATCTTTTCTTTGCATTTATCTACAATTCGTTCGGGATCCCTATAGCCGCCGGTGTTTTGTACCCCTTATTCGGAATTTTGCTCAATCCCATGCTCGCAGCCTTAGCAATGAGCCTTAGTTCTGTTTCAGTCATTGGCAATGCTCTACGACTCAATTTATTTAAAAAGAGCTCATAA
- a CDS encoding DUF1653 domain-containing protein — protein sequence MKNLANDINPGEIWRHYKGKNYRIIALSLHSEDLSPYVVYEALYENPISKIWHRPLALFLGSLQVNGNVVSRFIKLDSDL from the coding sequence ATGAAAAACTTAGCAAATGATATTAATCCTGGCGAAATTTGGCGTCACTATAAAGGCAAAAACTATCGCATCATAGCCCTTTCGCTTCACTCTGAAGATCTTAGTCCCTATGTCGTCTATGAAGCGCTATATGAAAATCCCATAAGCAAGATTTGGCATCGTCCTTTGGCGCTTTTTCTTGGATCACTTCAAGTGAATGGCAATGTTGTTTCTCGTTTTATTAAGCTTGATAGTGATTTATAG
- a CDS encoding 4-hydroxy-tetrahydrodipicolinate synthase — protein MLSAQITDQFKGIHTALVTPFCENGELDEESFCKLLLQQKEEGVHGVVLAGTTGESPTLSTQEKVRLIKIAKDVLNSDQRVIAGAGSNSTRQAIEWQKIMEDAGADATLQVVPYYNKATQDGLFMHFSTIAQNAQKPIIVYNAFGRTGIDLAPQTMAKIALENPLIIGLKDANSNIERMVDMIRLGREAKPNFLFFCGEDSSFFSFLALGADGNISVLSHVAASEMLTLYRCFRQGEIVYAQKIASRLNSLCKILFSHSNPIPIKTILAAMDMLKKYFRLPLVPLSEHDEKVLLEQCNDFDFIKNFKQKGLCS, from the coding sequence ATGCTCAGCGCTCAAATAACAGATCAATTCAAAGGTATTCATACTGCCTTGGTAACGCCTTTTTGTGAAAATGGTGAACTTGATGAGGAAAGTTTTTGTAAACTTTTGTTGCAGCAAAAAGAAGAAGGAGTTCACGGGGTTGTTTTGGCCGGTACCACCGGTGAATCTCCTACCCTTTCAACCCAAGAAAAAGTACGTTTGATTAAAATTGCTAAAGACGTGCTTAATAGCGATCAGCGGGTGATCGCTGGAGCAGGGAGTAATTCCACCAGACAAGCCATTGAATGGCAGAAAATCATGGAAGATGCAGGAGCGGATGCTACTTTGCAGGTAGTGCCTTACTACAACAAAGCGACACAAGATGGTTTGTTTATGCATTTTTCGACCATAGCTCAAAATGCTCAAAAACCTATTATTGTGTACAATGCTTTTGGCCGTACGGGTATCGATTTGGCGCCCCAAACTATGGCGAAAATTGCGTTAGAAAATCCACTTATTATCGGATTGAAAGATGCGAACTCAAACATAGAGCGTATGGTCGATATGATTCGCCTTGGTCGCGAAGCTAAGCCCAATTTTTTGTTTTTCTGTGGTGAAGACAGTAGCTTCTTTTCATTTTTAGCTCTTGGAGCGGATGGCAATATTTCCGTGCTCTCACATGTTGCAGCATCGGAGATGCTCACACTCTATAGGTGTTTTAGGCAGGGTGAAATCGTTTATGCGCAAAAAATAGCGAGCCGCCTGAATAGCTTATGCAAAATTTTATTTTCTCACAGCAATCCCATTCCTATCAAAACTATTTTGGCGGCTATGGATATGCTCAAAAAATATTTTCGTCTGCCGCTTGTGCCGCTTTCTGAACACGATGAAAAAGTCTTGCTTGAACAGTGCAATGACTTTGATTTTATAAAAAATTTCAAGCAGAAGGGGCTGTGCTCATGA
- the rplC gene encoding 50S ribosomal protein L3, protein MQKKQGLLATKVGMTQLFLEDGVCIPVTVLQIKDNVVVQKRTSEVDGYDAVQVAYGDVREKTLNKPKLGLFSKKNIEPKRFLREFRMDGSMVASFEEGASASLEWLKTAESLDISGISKGKGFAGVMKRHNFSGFNATHGAHETFRGGGSIGMREFPGRVLKGKRMAGQMGNERVTVKNVRIVRFMEDERILCLRGAVPGAKGALIELRMSNRKAKVIHGISGPKEEKGLKNPMKASKAGAGKGKK, encoded by the coding sequence ATGCAAAAAAAACAAGGGCTCTTAGCAACTAAGGTTGGTATGACCCAATTATTTCTCGAAGATGGGGTTTGTATTCCCGTTACTGTTCTTCAAATTAAAGATAACGTTGTAGTACAAAAAAGAACTTCAGAAGTTGATGGGTATGACGCTGTTCAGGTCGCGTATGGCGATGTGCGAGAAAAGACTCTCAACAAACCTAAACTAGGTTTATTTAGCAAAAAAAATATCGAACCTAAACGCTTCTTGCGCGAATTCAGAATGGATGGATCGATGGTTGCCTCTTTTGAAGAAGGTGCATCGGCTTCTCTCGAATGGTTGAAAACTGCTGAGTCGTTGGATATTTCTGGCATCAGTAAAGGTAAAGGTTTTGCTGGTGTTATGAAACGCCACAATTTTAGCGGTTTCAATGCAACTCATGGTGCTCACGAAACATTTCGTGGCGGTGGTTCCATCGGTATGCGTGAGTTTCCTGGCCGCGTGTTGAAAGGCAAAAGAATGGCCGGTCAAATGGGGAATGAACGTGTGACAGTTAAAAATGTACGCATAGTTCGCTTCATGGAAGACGAGCGTATCTTGTGTCTAAGGGGTGCTGTCCCTGGTGCGAAAGGTGCTCTCATTGAACTGCGTATGTCAAACCGCAAGGCTAAAGTAATTCATGGTATCTCTGGACCTAAAGAAGAAAAAGGTCTGAAGAACCCAATGAAAGCTTCTAAAGCTGGGGCAGGAAAAGGTAAAAAATAA